From the Meleagris gallopavo isolate NT-WF06-2002-E0010 breed Aviagen turkey brand Nicholas breeding stock chromosome 17, Turkey_5.1, whole genome shotgun sequence genome, one window contains:
- the SBNO1 gene encoding protein strawberry notch homolog 1 isoform X2, producing MVEPGQDLLLAALSESGISPNDLFDIDSPDVVLATPTPAVQQSVPLSALDLGLETEAPAAVKQEPETVSTPALLNVRQPPSTTTFVLNQINQLPTLGTTIVMTKTTPVTTTRQTITVAKIIQTSTTTRPSVAAPAVRNALTTAPSKDQIQLKDLLKNNSLNELMKLKPPPNIAQPVATAATDLSNGAVKKEASTKEVARIWINDVKMRSFSPTMKVPAVKEEEEPEEEDEEEMGHAETYAEYMPIKLKIGLRHPDPVVETSSLSSVTPPDVWYQTSISEETIDNGWLSALQLEAITYAAQQHETFLPNGDRAGFLIGDGAGVGKGRTIAGIIYENYLLGRKRAVWFSVSNDLKYDAERDLRDIGAKNILVHSLNKFKYGKISSKHNGSVKKGVIFATYSSLIGESQSGGKYKTRLKQLLHWCGEDFDGVIVFDECHKAKNLCPVGSSKPTKTGLAVLELQNKLPKARVVYASATGASEPRNMAYMNRLGIWGEGTPFREFSDFIQAVERRGVGAMEIVAMDMKLRGMYIARQLSFSGVTFKIDEVLLSQEYVKMYNKSVKLWVSARERFQQAADLIDAEQRMKKSMWGQFWSAHQRFFKYLCIASKVKRVVQLAREEIKNGKCVVIGLQSTGEARTLEALEEGGGELNDFVSTAKGVFQSLIEKHFPAPDRKKLFSLLGIDLTAQSNNNSPRDSPCKENKIKKRKGEEVSREAKKARKTGGLAGSSSDESESESDASDNEESDNESSRFLSSGDDDDFNPFRDESSEDDEDDPWLIRKEHKKIKEKKKKKSIDPDSIQSALLASGLGSKRPSCFTSTVGTTTSSTNTSANSNTNSSFVTSQDAVERAQQMKKELLDKLEKLAEDLPPNTLDELIDELGGPENVAEMTGRKGRVVSNDDGSISYESRSELDVPVEILNITEKQRFMDGDKNIAIISEAASSGISLQADRRAKNQRRRVHMTLELPWSADRAIQQFGRTHRSNQVTAPEYVFLISELAGEQRFASIVAKRLESLGALTHGDRRATETRDLSRFNFDNKYGRNALEIVMKSIVNLDSPMVSPPPDFPGDFFKDVRQGLIGVGLINVEDRSGILTLDKDYNNIGKFLNRILGMEVHQQNALFQYFSDTLNAVIQNAKKNGRYDMGILDLGSGDEKVRKADVKKFLTPGYSTSGHVELYTISVERGMSWDEATKIWAEQTGPDDGFYLSLQIRNNKKTAILVKEVNPKKKLFLVYRPNTGKQLKLETCADLKKKYKKVPSEDALPHWLEQYNSSADTCTHAYWRGNCKKAGLGLVCEVGLRCRTYYVLCGSVLSVWTKVEGVLASVSGTNVKMQIVRLRTEDGQRIVGLIIPANCVSPLVNLLSTSDQSQQLAVQQQQIWQQHHPQSITNFNNA from the exons ATGGTGGAGCCAGGACAAGATCTGTTGCTTGCTGCTTTGAGTGAGAGTGGAATCAGTCCCAATGATCTGTTTGATATTGACTCTCCGGATGTGGTTCTTGCAACTCCGACTCCAGCTGTTCAGCAG TCAGTGCCACTTAGTGCATTAGATCTAGGGTTGGAAACAGAGGCTCCAGCTGCTGTGAAACAAGAACCAGAGACTGTATCAACTCCAGCCTTATTAAATGTTCGG CAACCACCATCCACCACAACCTTTGTGCTGAATCAAATAAATCAGCTTCCAACATTGGGGACTACAATAGTGATGACAAAAACAACACCAGTTACAACTACGAGGCAGACTATTACTGTAGCAAAAATCATTCAGACCAGCACAACTACTCGACCCTCGGTTGCAGCACCAGCAGTACGGAATGCCTTGACCACTGCACCTTCAAAGGACCAGATTCAGCTGAAAGATTTGCTGAAGAATAACAGTCTTAATGAACTGATGAAATTGAAGCCACCTCCTAATATTGCCCAACCAGTAGCAACAGCAGCAA CTGACCTAAGCAATGGTGCGGTGAAGAAGGAGGCTTCTACAAAAGAGGTAGCAAGAATATGGATAAATGATGTTAAAATGAGAAGTTTTTCACCTACTATG AAAGTTCCAGCTgtaaaagaggaggaggaaccTGAGGAGGAAGACGAGGAAGAAATGGGCCATGCAGAAACTTATGCGGAGTATATGCCAATAAAAT TAAAAATTGGTCTGCGTCATCCTGACCCAGTAGTGGAAACCAGTTCGTTGTCCAGTGTAACCCCTCCTGATGTGTGGTACCAGACGTCGATATCGGAAGAAACCATTGATAATGGATGGTTGTCAGCTTTGCAGCTTGAAGCAATCACTTATGCAGCCCAG CAACATGAAACATTCCTTCCCAATGGAGACAGAGCTGGATTCTTGATAGGTGATGGTGCTGGTGTAGGAAAAGGAAGGACCATAGCTGGGATAATCTATGAAAATTACTTGTTAGGCAGAAAAAGAGCAGTCTG GTTTAGCGTGTCAAATGATCTGAAATACGATGCTGAAAGAGATTTGAGAGATATTGGagcaaaaaacattttggttCATTCACTAAACAAG TTCAAGTAtgggaaaatttcttctaaGCATAACGGAAGTGTGAAGAAGGGGGTCATTTTTGCCACGTACTCTTCTCTTATTGGTGAAAGTCAGTCTGGTGGTAAATACAAGACCAGATTAAAGCAGCTTCTTCACTGGTGTGGTGAAGATTTTGATGGAGTT ATAGTATTTGATGAGTGTCATAAAGCCAAGAATCTGTGTCCTGTTGGTTCATCAAAGCCAACGAAAACTGGTCTAGCTGTATTGGAACTTCAAAATAAGCTTCCAAAAGCTCGGGTTGTTTATGCCAGTGCCACGG GTGCATCTGAGCCAAGAAATATGGCGTATATGAACCGTCTTGGAATATGGGGTGAAGGGACTCCTTTTAGGGAATTCAGTGATTTCATTCAAGCTGTTGAAAGAAG aggTGTTGGTGCCATGGAGATAGTTGCTATGGATATGAAACTGAGAGGAATGTACATAGCAAGACAGTTGAGCTTTTCAGGTGTAACCTTCAAAATTGATGAAGTTCTGCTCTCACAGGAATACGTTAAAATGTACAATAAATCTGTGAAACTG TGGGTCAGTGCTAGAGAGAGGTTCCAACAAGCAGCGGATCTGATTGACGCAGAACAGCGAATGAAGAAATCCATGTGGGGTCAGTTTTGGTCTGCTCATCAGAGGTTTTTCAAGTACCTTTGCATAGCATCTAAGGTGAAGAGGGTGGTGCAGCTTGCTCGGGAAGAAATCAAGAATGGGAAA TGTGTTGTTATCGGCCTGCAGTCGACAGGAGAAGCAAGGACATTAGAAGCTTTGGAAGAAGGTGGTGGTGAACTGAATGACTTTGTTTCTACTGCAAA gGGAGTATTCCAGTCTCTTATTGAAAAGCACTTTCCAGCTCCTGACAGGAAGAAGCTTTTTAGCTTGTTGGGAATTGATTTGACTGCTCAAAGCAACAACAATTCACCCAGAGACAGCCCTTGCaaggagaacaaaataaagaaacGGAAAG GTGAAGAAGTAAGCAGAGAAGCCAAAAAGGCTCGTAAAACAGGTGGCCTTGCAGGTAGCAGCTCTGATGAGAGTGAAAGTGAGTCTGATGCTTCAGACAATGAAGAAAGTGACAATGAGAGCTCCAGGTTTCTCAGTTCTGGAGATGATGATGACTTCAACCCATTCAGAGATGAATccagtgaggatgatgaagatg aTCCCTGGTTAATTAGAAAAGagcataaaaaaattaaagagaagaaaaagaagaaaagtatagATCCTGATTCTATTCAAAGTGCCTTATTAGCTTCTGGTCTTGGCTCAAAACGACCTAGCTGTTTTACTTCCACTGTTGGCACCACCACTTCTAGTACCAACACATCAG CAAACAGTAACACAAACAGCAGCTTTGTGACAAGTCAAGATGCTGTTGAAAGGGCCCAACAAATGAAGAAGGAACTGCTTGATAAACTGGAAAAGCTGGCTGAAGACCTTCCACCAAATACACTGGATGAGCTTATAGATGAACTGGGTGGTCCTGAAAATGTTGCAGAG ATGACAGGCCGTAAAGGAAGAGTAGTGAGCAACGATGATGGCAGCATATCTTACGAGTCAAGGTCTGAACTTGATGTGCCTGTTGAAATTCTGAAcatcacagaaaagcagaggttCATGGACGGAGATAAG AACATTGCCATAATCTCGGAGGCTGCCAGCTCTGGTATCTCACTGCAAGCAGACCGTAGAGCTAAGAATCAGAGGCGGAGAGTTCACATGACTCTGGAGTTGCCATGGAGTGCAGACAGAGCAATACAGCAGTTTG GAAGAACTCATAGATCCAACCAAGTGACTGCTCCGGAGTATGTGTTTCTAATTTCTGAGTTGGCTGGAGAGCAGAGATTTGCATCTATAGTCGCAAAAAGACTGGAAAGCTTG GGAGCCCTTACTCATGGTGACAGACGGGCTACAGAAACTCGAGACCTCAGCAGATTCAATTTTGACAATAAG TATGGCAGGAATGCTTTAGAGATTGTTATGAAATCCATTGTGAATTTAGACAGCCCGATGGTCTCACCACCTCCTGATTTTCCTGGAGACTTCTTCAAAG atGTTCGTCAAGGATTGATTGGTGTAGGGCTGATAAATGTAGAAGACAGATCTGGAATTCTAACTCTTGATAAAG attataaCAACATAGGAAAATTTCTGAATAGAATTCTTGGTATGGAAGTACATCAGCAGAATGCTTTATTCCAGTACTTCTCTGACACATTAAATGCAGttattcaaaatgcaaaaaagaatggaagataCGATATGGGCATCTTAG aTTTGGGCTCTGGGGATGAGAAAGTAAGGAAAGCAGATGTTAAGAAGTTCTTAACTCCTGGATATTCTACCTCTGGACATGTAGAGCTGTACACA ATCAGTGTGGAGAGAGGAATGTCTTGGGATGAAGCAACTAAGATCTGGGCAGAGCAGACAGGTCCAGATGATGGGTTCTATTTATCGCTACAG ataagaaataacaagaaaacagCTATTTTAGTGAAAGAAGTGAATCCTAAAAAGAAGCTTTTCTTGGTATACAGACCAAATACTGGGAAACAACTCAAACTAGAAACATGTGCAgacctgaaaaagaaatataagaag GTACCTTCTGAAGATGCTCTGCCACACTGGTTAGAGCAGTACAACTCTTCTGCAGACACCTGCACACATGCTTACTG GAGAGGCAATTGCAAGAAGGCAGGCTTGGGATTAGTTTGTGAAGTGGGACTCCGCTGTCGAACTTATTATGTCTTGTGTGGTTCAGTATTGAGCGTGTGGACAAAAGTGGAAGGCGTTCTAGCCTCTGTGAGTGGTACAAATGTGAAAATGCAAATAGTTCGTCTAAGAACTGAAGACGGGCAGAGGATCGTAG GCTTGATCATTCCTGCAAATTGCGTGTCGCCCCTTGTCAACCTCCTGTCAACATCAGACCAGTCTCAGCAGCTTGCAGTACAACAGCAGCAGATATGGCAGCAGCATCACCCACAAAGCATCACCAACTTCAACAACGCATAA
- the SBNO1 gene encoding protein strawberry notch homolog 1 isoform X1: protein MVEPGQDLLLAALSESGISPNDLFDIDSPDVVLATPTPAVQQSVPLSALDLGLETEAPAAVKQEPETVSTPALLNVRQPPSTTTFVLNQINQLPTLGTTIVMTKTTPVTTTRQTITVAKIIQTSTTTRPSVAAPAVRNALTTAPSKDQIQLKDLLKNNSLNELMKLKPPPNIAQPVATAAKIIVVPPQVVNATRPADLSNGAVKKEASTKEVARIWINDVKMRSFSPTMKVPAVKEEEEPEEEDEEEMGHAETYAEYMPIKLKIGLRHPDPVVETSSLSSVTPPDVWYQTSISEETIDNGWLSALQLEAITYAAQQHETFLPNGDRAGFLIGDGAGVGKGRTIAGIIYENYLLGRKRAVWFSVSNDLKYDAERDLRDIGAKNILVHSLNKFKYGKISSKHNGSVKKGVIFATYSSLIGESQSGGKYKTRLKQLLHWCGEDFDGVIVFDECHKAKNLCPVGSSKPTKTGLAVLELQNKLPKARVVYASATGASEPRNMAYMNRLGIWGEGTPFREFSDFIQAVERRGVGAMEIVAMDMKLRGMYIARQLSFSGVTFKIDEVLLSQEYVKMYNKSVKLWVSARERFQQAADLIDAEQRMKKSMWGQFWSAHQRFFKYLCIASKVKRVVQLAREEIKNGKCVVIGLQSTGEARTLEALEEGGGELNDFVSTAKGVFQSLIEKHFPAPDRKKLFSLLGIDLTAQSNNNSPRDSPCKENKIKKRKGEEVSREAKKARKTGGLAGSSSDESESESDASDNEESDNESSRFLSSGDDDDFNPFRDESSEDDEDDPWLIRKEHKKIKEKKKKKSIDPDSIQSALLASGLGSKRPSCFTSTVGTTTSSTNTSANSNTNSSFVTSQDAVERAQQMKKELLDKLEKLAEDLPPNTLDELIDELGGPENVAEMTGRKGRVVSNDDGSISYESRSELDVPVEILNITEKQRFMDGDKNIAIISEAASSGISLQADRRAKNQRRRVHMTLELPWSADRAIQQFGRTHRSNQVTAPEYVFLISELAGEQRFASIVAKRLESLGALTHGDRRATETRDLSRFNFDNKYGRNALEIVMKSIVNLDSPMVSPPPDFPGDFFKDVRQGLIGVGLINVEDRSGILTLDKDYNNIGKFLNRILGMEVHQQNALFQYFSDTLNAVIQNAKKNGRYDMGILDLGSGDEKVRKADVKKFLTPGYSTSGHVELYTISVERGMSWDEATKIWAEQTGPDDGFYLSLQIRNNKKTAILVKEVNPKKKLFLVYRPNTGKQLKLETCADLKKKYKKVPSEDALPHWLEQYNSSADTCTHAYWRGNCKKAGLGLVCEVGLRCRTYYVLCGSVLSVWTKVEGVLASVSGTNVKMQIVRLRTEDGQRIVGLIIPANCVSPLVNLLSTSDQSQQLAVQQQQIWQQHHPQSITNFNNA, encoded by the exons ATGGTGGAGCCAGGACAAGATCTGTTGCTTGCTGCTTTGAGTGAGAGTGGAATCAGTCCCAATGATCTGTTTGATATTGACTCTCCGGATGTGGTTCTTGCAACTCCGACTCCAGCTGTTCAGCAG TCAGTGCCACTTAGTGCATTAGATCTAGGGTTGGAAACAGAGGCTCCAGCTGCTGTGAAACAAGAACCAGAGACTGTATCAACTCCAGCCTTATTAAATGTTCGG CAACCACCATCCACCACAACCTTTGTGCTGAATCAAATAAATCAGCTTCCAACATTGGGGACTACAATAGTGATGACAAAAACAACACCAGTTACAACTACGAGGCAGACTATTACTGTAGCAAAAATCATTCAGACCAGCACAACTACTCGACCCTCGGTTGCAGCACCAGCAGTACGGAATGCCTTGACCACTGCACCTTCAAAGGACCAGATTCAGCTGAAAGATTTGCTGAAGAATAACAGTCTTAATGAACTGATGAAATTGAAGCCACCTCCTAATATTGCCCAACCAGTAGCAACAGCAGCAA aaataattgtaGTTCCCCCTCAGGTGGTAAATGCCACCAGACCAG CTGACCTAAGCAATGGTGCGGTGAAGAAGGAGGCTTCTACAAAAGAGGTAGCAAGAATATGGATAAATGATGTTAAAATGAGAAGTTTTTCACCTACTATG AAAGTTCCAGCTgtaaaagaggaggaggaaccTGAGGAGGAAGACGAGGAAGAAATGGGCCATGCAGAAACTTATGCGGAGTATATGCCAATAAAAT TAAAAATTGGTCTGCGTCATCCTGACCCAGTAGTGGAAACCAGTTCGTTGTCCAGTGTAACCCCTCCTGATGTGTGGTACCAGACGTCGATATCGGAAGAAACCATTGATAATGGATGGTTGTCAGCTTTGCAGCTTGAAGCAATCACTTATGCAGCCCAG CAACATGAAACATTCCTTCCCAATGGAGACAGAGCTGGATTCTTGATAGGTGATGGTGCTGGTGTAGGAAAAGGAAGGACCATAGCTGGGATAATCTATGAAAATTACTTGTTAGGCAGAAAAAGAGCAGTCTG GTTTAGCGTGTCAAATGATCTGAAATACGATGCTGAAAGAGATTTGAGAGATATTGGagcaaaaaacattttggttCATTCACTAAACAAG TTCAAGTAtgggaaaatttcttctaaGCATAACGGAAGTGTGAAGAAGGGGGTCATTTTTGCCACGTACTCTTCTCTTATTGGTGAAAGTCAGTCTGGTGGTAAATACAAGACCAGATTAAAGCAGCTTCTTCACTGGTGTGGTGAAGATTTTGATGGAGTT ATAGTATTTGATGAGTGTCATAAAGCCAAGAATCTGTGTCCTGTTGGTTCATCAAAGCCAACGAAAACTGGTCTAGCTGTATTGGAACTTCAAAATAAGCTTCCAAAAGCTCGGGTTGTTTATGCCAGTGCCACGG GTGCATCTGAGCCAAGAAATATGGCGTATATGAACCGTCTTGGAATATGGGGTGAAGGGACTCCTTTTAGGGAATTCAGTGATTTCATTCAAGCTGTTGAAAGAAG aggTGTTGGTGCCATGGAGATAGTTGCTATGGATATGAAACTGAGAGGAATGTACATAGCAAGACAGTTGAGCTTTTCAGGTGTAACCTTCAAAATTGATGAAGTTCTGCTCTCACAGGAATACGTTAAAATGTACAATAAATCTGTGAAACTG TGGGTCAGTGCTAGAGAGAGGTTCCAACAAGCAGCGGATCTGATTGACGCAGAACAGCGAATGAAGAAATCCATGTGGGGTCAGTTTTGGTCTGCTCATCAGAGGTTTTTCAAGTACCTTTGCATAGCATCTAAGGTGAAGAGGGTGGTGCAGCTTGCTCGGGAAGAAATCAAGAATGGGAAA TGTGTTGTTATCGGCCTGCAGTCGACAGGAGAAGCAAGGACATTAGAAGCTTTGGAAGAAGGTGGTGGTGAACTGAATGACTTTGTTTCTACTGCAAA gGGAGTATTCCAGTCTCTTATTGAAAAGCACTTTCCAGCTCCTGACAGGAAGAAGCTTTTTAGCTTGTTGGGAATTGATTTGACTGCTCAAAGCAACAACAATTCACCCAGAGACAGCCCTTGCaaggagaacaaaataaagaaacGGAAAG GTGAAGAAGTAAGCAGAGAAGCCAAAAAGGCTCGTAAAACAGGTGGCCTTGCAGGTAGCAGCTCTGATGAGAGTGAAAGTGAGTCTGATGCTTCAGACAATGAAGAAAGTGACAATGAGAGCTCCAGGTTTCTCAGTTCTGGAGATGATGATGACTTCAACCCATTCAGAGATGAATccagtgaggatgatgaagatg aTCCCTGGTTAATTAGAAAAGagcataaaaaaattaaagagaagaaaaagaagaaaagtatagATCCTGATTCTATTCAAAGTGCCTTATTAGCTTCTGGTCTTGGCTCAAAACGACCTAGCTGTTTTACTTCCACTGTTGGCACCACCACTTCTAGTACCAACACATCAG CAAACAGTAACACAAACAGCAGCTTTGTGACAAGTCAAGATGCTGTTGAAAGGGCCCAACAAATGAAGAAGGAACTGCTTGATAAACTGGAAAAGCTGGCTGAAGACCTTCCACCAAATACACTGGATGAGCTTATAGATGAACTGGGTGGTCCTGAAAATGTTGCAGAG ATGACAGGCCGTAAAGGAAGAGTAGTGAGCAACGATGATGGCAGCATATCTTACGAGTCAAGGTCTGAACTTGATGTGCCTGTTGAAATTCTGAAcatcacagaaaagcagaggttCATGGACGGAGATAAG AACATTGCCATAATCTCGGAGGCTGCCAGCTCTGGTATCTCACTGCAAGCAGACCGTAGAGCTAAGAATCAGAGGCGGAGAGTTCACATGACTCTGGAGTTGCCATGGAGTGCAGACAGAGCAATACAGCAGTTTG GAAGAACTCATAGATCCAACCAAGTGACTGCTCCGGAGTATGTGTTTCTAATTTCTGAGTTGGCTGGAGAGCAGAGATTTGCATCTATAGTCGCAAAAAGACTGGAAAGCTTG GGAGCCCTTACTCATGGTGACAGACGGGCTACAGAAACTCGAGACCTCAGCAGATTCAATTTTGACAATAAG TATGGCAGGAATGCTTTAGAGATTGTTATGAAATCCATTGTGAATTTAGACAGCCCGATGGTCTCACCACCTCCTGATTTTCCTGGAGACTTCTTCAAAG atGTTCGTCAAGGATTGATTGGTGTAGGGCTGATAAATGTAGAAGACAGATCTGGAATTCTAACTCTTGATAAAG attataaCAACATAGGAAAATTTCTGAATAGAATTCTTGGTATGGAAGTACATCAGCAGAATGCTTTATTCCAGTACTTCTCTGACACATTAAATGCAGttattcaaaatgcaaaaaagaatggaagataCGATATGGGCATCTTAG aTTTGGGCTCTGGGGATGAGAAAGTAAGGAAAGCAGATGTTAAGAAGTTCTTAACTCCTGGATATTCTACCTCTGGACATGTAGAGCTGTACACA ATCAGTGTGGAGAGAGGAATGTCTTGGGATGAAGCAACTAAGATCTGGGCAGAGCAGACAGGTCCAGATGATGGGTTCTATTTATCGCTACAG ataagaaataacaagaaaacagCTATTTTAGTGAAAGAAGTGAATCCTAAAAAGAAGCTTTTCTTGGTATACAGACCAAATACTGGGAAACAACTCAAACTAGAAACATGTGCAgacctgaaaaagaaatataagaag GTACCTTCTGAAGATGCTCTGCCACACTGGTTAGAGCAGTACAACTCTTCTGCAGACACCTGCACACATGCTTACTG GAGAGGCAATTGCAAGAAGGCAGGCTTGGGATTAGTTTGTGAAGTGGGACTCCGCTGTCGAACTTATTATGTCTTGTGTGGTTCAGTATTGAGCGTGTGGACAAAAGTGGAAGGCGTTCTAGCCTCTGTGAGTGGTACAAATGTGAAAATGCAAATAGTTCGTCTAAGAACTGAAGACGGGCAGAGGATCGTAG GCTTGATCATTCCTGCAAATTGCGTGTCGCCCCTTGTCAACCTCCTGTCAACATCAGACCAGTCTCAGCAGCTTGCAGTACAACAGCAGCAGATATGGCAGCAGCATCACCCACAAAGCATCACCAACTTCAACAACGCATAA